A genome region from Desulfurobacterium atlanticum includes the following:
- a CDS encoding UPF0280 family protein: MKKIRPEKRFYREFVKTEGVSFEISAGESNLWINILDRSAVTENIKVELTEYLIVLREELLRYIEVQPEFLKSLEPIKPVGLMVPEIVRLMISASEKIGVGPMAGVAGAVNFFIGRKLESYGICEYIIENGGDVYLSSSKDRVLKLFTGIDKIDKNIGLKIPPGKWGVCSSSSKIGHSLSLGNSVVATAIDKDPIVADCAATYIANSRTVEEMAEVSKKLTNSKISGVFGVIDGKIVVSGNIEPVKIVKG, translated from the coding sequence ATGAAAAAGATAAGGCCGGAAAAGAGATTTTATAGGGAGTTTGTTAAGACTGAAGGTGTTTCTTTTGAGATTAGTGCAGGTGAGAGTAATCTATGGATAAATATTTTAGACAGGTCTGCTGTAACTGAAAACATTAAGGTAGAGCTGACTGAGTATTTGATTGTTTTAAGGGAAGAGCTTTTAAGGTATATTGAGGTGCAGCCTGAGTTTTTGAAAAGTCTTGAGCCGATAAAGCCTGTTGGTTTAATGGTTCCAGAAATTGTAAGATTGATGATAAGTGCTTCGGAAAAAATTGGAGTTGGACCTATGGCGGGTGTTGCTGGAGCGGTAAATTTTTTTATAGGTAGAAAGCTTGAAAGTTATGGAATTTGTGAGTACATAATTGAAAATGGGGGAGATGTATATCTTTCGTCTTCAAAAGATAGAGTGTTAAAGTTATTTACAGGGATTGATAAGATAGATAAAAACATTGGACTTAAAATTCCACCTGGAAAATGGGGGGTTTGCAGCTCTTCCAGCAAGATAGGTCACTCTTTGAGTTTGGGCAATAGTGTTGTTGCTACAGCTATTGATAAAGACCCTATTGTTGCAGATTGTGCCGCTACCTATATTGCAAATTCAAGAACTGTTGAAGAGATGGCGGAAGTTTCAAAAAAACTTACAAATTCTAAAATTTCAGGGGTATTTGGTGTTATTGATGGGAAAATTGTTGTTTCCGGGAATATTGAACCTGTAAAAATAGTTAAGGGATAG
- the ispD gene encoding 2-C-methyl-D-erythritol 4-phosphate cytidylyltransferase, translating to MRYAIIPAAGKGKRFGKKKQFVKVNGKTIIQFTVEVFEKSEFIDRVVVVAPEDAIKEMEKELEHFSKVEAVVKGGCERQSSVLNGLKAIEGKCKEVIVHDGVRPLVTKKLISELFGAYQDYGVEGVITAVKPKDTIKVVGANLEGNDSLVIKTLNRERLILVQTPQLFNYEVLYRCHKKAFEEGFWGTDDASLLEHYGHTVVAIKGDYRNIKITTPEDMEIFKIFLSQIKRFD from the coding sequence GTGAGATACGCTATTATCCCTGCAGCCGGAAAAGGAAAGAGATTCGGTAAGAAAAAGCAGTTTGTGAAAGTTAACGGAAAAACAATTATTCAATTTACGGTTGAAGTTTTTGAAAAAAGTGAATTTATAGATAGAGTTGTTGTTGTTGCACCGGAAGATGCTATAAAAGAGATGGAAAAAGAGCTTGAACATTTTTCAAAAGTTGAAGCAGTAGTTAAAGGAGGATGTGAGAGACAGTCCTCTGTTTTAAATGGATTGAAAGCTATTGAAGGAAAATGTAAAGAAGTTATCGTTCATGACGGTGTAAGACCACTGGTGACAAAAAAACTCATATCTGAACTTTTTGGAGCCTATCAGGATTACGGAGTTGAAGGCGTTATAACGGCAGTAAAACCTAAAGACACTATAAAAGTGGTTGGTGCTAACCTTGAAGGAAATGATAGCCTTGTTATAAAAACTCTAAACAGAGAAAGGCTTATTTTAGTTCAAACGCCACAACTTTTTAACTATGAAGTCCTATACCGTTGCCACAAGAAAGCATTTGAAGAAGGATTCTGGGGAACAGATGACGCTTCCCTTCTGGAACACTACGGACACACAGTGGTGGCAATAAAAGGAGATTACAGAAACATAAAGATCACAACTCCTGAAGATATGGAAATCTTCAAAATCTTCCTTTCACAGATTAAAAGATTTGATTAA
- a CDS encoding DMT family transporter, whose protein sequence is MRTKGFIEMLGATFIWGSVPLMGIWSGLPSAIFVFFRVLFALPFIFFFVLKHISLKEFFKVKPFWPLLLSGIMLGVNWVFFFWAIKVIDVATVVTIYYAGPIISILLASIFLNEKVDFFVVLSVVLAFIGIFISSGSLTFSKGILIAFLAALSYGLLGFFSKIATFYHKATVITGWQILISVFITFPFLFLGKWGLSFKSLIVVIVAGVVHTALALFLWYDALSYISVSLASILQYLDIVFATILAYLFLNQIPVPAVNQIIEALLIVISGSLISLKEMKGTVVRLGRNTR, encoded by the coding sequence ATGAGAACGAAAGGCTTTATTGAAATGTTAGGAGCAACTTTCATATGGGGAAGTGTTCCTCTTATGGGTATATGGTCAGGATTGCCAAGTGCTATCTTTGTCTTTTTCAGAGTGCTTTTCGCTCTTCCTTTTATTTTCTTTTTTGTTCTCAAACATATTTCGTTAAAAGAGTTCTTCAAGGTAAAGCCTTTCTGGCCATTACTTTTAAGTGGTATTATGCTTGGTGTTAATTGGGTGTTCTTTTTCTGGGCAATTAAAGTGATAGATGTGGCAACTGTAGTTACTATTTACTATGCAGGACCGATAATTTCAATACTTCTTGCATCAATATTTTTAAATGAGAAGGTTGATTTTTTCGTTGTTCTTTCTGTTGTTTTAGCATTTATAGGAATATTTATTAGTAGTGGGAGCTTAACATTTAGTAAAGGGATTTTAATTGCTTTTCTTGCTGCTTTAAGTTACGGTTTACTTGGATTTTTTTCAAAAATAGCTACTTTTTATCATAAAGCTACTGTAATTACAGGATGGCAGATATTGATATCCGTTTTTATTACTTTTCCTTTCCTATTTTTAGGCAAGTGGGGATTAAGTTTTAAAAGTCTAATAGTTGTTATTGTAGCAGGAGTTGTTCATACGGCTCTTGCTCTTTTTCTGTGGTATGATGCGTTAAGTTATATCTCTGTTTCTTTAGCTTCCATTCTGCAATACCTTGATATAGTTTTTGCCACCATTCTTGCATATCTTTTTTTAAATCAGATACCAGTACCAGCGGTAAATCAGATTATCGAAGCGTTGCTTATAGTTATTTCTGGAAGTTTAATTTCTCTAAAGGAAATGAAAGGAACGGTAGTTAGGCTTGGTCGTAATACCCGGTGA
- the hisB gene encoding imidazoleglycerol-phosphate dehydratase HisB — MRTGEVKRKTGETEIKIKINLDGKGEYKVKTDIPFLTHMLELFAKHGRFDIEVWASGDVDVDHHHLIEDVGIVLGKAVGNALGDKRGINRYGSCTLPMDESLVMVAVDLSGRPYFVYNGFPEMAVLKGIEFDLWREFWKSFSFALKCNLHINLFYGLNLHHMAEGTFKAVARSLKQAVRIDPDMMGEIPSTKGVI; from the coding sequence TTGAGAACAGGTGAAGTAAAGAGAAAAACAGGAGAGACGGAGATAAAAATAAAGATAAACCTTGATGGTAAAGGGGAATATAAGGTTAAAACCGATATACCTTTTCTCACTCACATGCTGGAACTTTTTGCAAAACACGGAAGATTTGATATTGAGGTGTGGGCTTCGGGAGATGTTGATGTTGACCACCATCATCTTATTGAGGATGTTGGAATTGTTCTTGGCAAAGCTGTAGGAAATGCTCTTGGGGATAAAAGGGGCATAAACAGATATGGAAGTTGCACCTTGCCGATGGATGAAAGTCTTGTAATGGTTGCTGTTGACCTTTCCGGCAGACCTTACTTTGTCTATAACGGGTTTCCTGAGATGGCTGTTTTAAAAGGTATAGAGTTTGACCTGTGGCGGGAGTTCTGGAAATCCTTTTCTTTTGCCTTAAAGTGTAATTTACATATAAATCTTTTTTACGGACTGAATCTTCACCACATGGCGGAAGGGACTTTTAAAGCTGTTGCAAGAAGTTTAAAGCAGGCTGTCAGGATAGATCCTGATATGATGGGAGAAATTCCTTCCACAAAAGGTGTTATTTAA
- the dprA gene encoding DNA-processing protein DprA produces the protein MDKETLYALGFYLKRGIGFKTIERIICEFGSFEIAYKSGKFEPDLDRARAEIEKAEKLRVSIIPITSPDYPSQLKTIPHPPPIIYVKGEIGKSSAVAIVGSRKCSSYGRKIAYQLAKFLSSHEIAVVSGLAYGIDTAAHKGAVESDGITYAVLGCGIDVDYPAGNSNLRKAIIEKGGAVISEFPFGTSPSRENFPRRNRIISGLALATVVIEANENSGALITAQFTVEQGRELFVVPANVDSIYSRGSNRLLRAGATPLTDFEQIFEDLPYLKQSSQKKINKVEIDEAYQPIINVLLKGDAHIDKIIAESGLSYCEAITLLFEMESKGIVKSENNRYFLSETGGMF, from the coding sequence ATGGATAAAGAAACTCTTTACGCTCTTGGTTTTTACTTAAAAAGAGGAATAGGATTTAAGACCATAGAAAGGATAATTTGTGAGTTCGGTTCTTTTGAAATAGCTTATAAATCCGGAAAGTTTGAGCCGGATTTAGATAGAGCAAGGGCTGAAATTGAAAAAGCTGAAAAGCTAAGAGTTAGTATTATCCCGATAACCTCTCCGGATTATCCTTCTCAACTTAAAACAATTCCTCATCCTCCGCCGATTATCTATGTGAAAGGTGAGATAGGAAAGTCTTCTGCTGTTGCTATAGTGGGTTCACGGAAATGTTCTTCTTACGGTAGGAAGATAGCTTATCAGCTTGCAAAGTTTTTATCTTCTCATGAAATAGCTGTGGTCAGCGGTCTTGCTTACGGTATAGACACAGCAGCTCATAAAGGTGCTGTTGAATCTGACGGGATTACTTATGCTGTTCTTGGTTGTGGAATAGATGTTGATTATCCTGCAGGAAATTCAAATTTAAGAAAAGCTATCATTGAAAAGGGTGGAGCTGTAATTTCAGAGTTTCCTTTTGGAACTTCTCCTTCAAGAGAGAATTTTCCGCGAAGGAACAGGATAATAAGCGGTTTAGCCCTTGCTACTGTGGTTATTGAGGCAAATGAAAACAGTGGTGCTTTGATTACAGCTCAATTTACTGTGGAGCAGGGAAGGGAGCTTTTTGTTGTTCCGGCAAATGTAGACTCAATTTACAGCAGGGGAAGTAATAGACTTTTAAGAGCAGGAGCAACTCCGCTTACAGATTTTGAGCAGATTTTTGAAGATTTACCTTATTTAAAGCAAAGTTCGCAGAAAAAAATCAATAAGGTGGAAATTGATGAGGCTTATCAACCGATTATTAATGTTCTTTTAAAAGGAGATGCTCATATTGATAAGATAATTGCTGAAAGTGGCCTTTCCTACTGTGAAGCTATAACGCTTCTTTTTGAGATGGAATCAAAAGGTATAGTAAAATCTGAAAATAATCGTTATTTCTTGTCAGAAACGGGAGGTATGTTTTGA
- the ndk gene encoding nucleoside-diphosphate kinase, translating to MAVERTLVIVKPDAVKKNAVGDIIRILQENDLKLLALKMIHMSKEEAKGFYIVHKDRPFYDELTDFMSSGPCVPMVFEGENAIAKVREIIGATDPAKAEEGTIRKKYGTDVGRNAVHASDSVESANYEIPYFFSALEIHNL from the coding sequence ATGGCTGTAGAAAGAACCCTTGTAATTGTAAAACCTGATGCAGTAAAGAAAAACGCTGTTGGAGACATTATAAGAATACTGCAAGAAAACGACCTGAAGCTTTTAGCTTTAAAAATGATTCACATGTCTAAAGAGGAAGCAAAAGGCTTTTATATCGTTCATAAAGATAGACCTTTCTATGATGAGCTAACAGATTTTATGTCTTCAGGTCCCTGCGTTCCTATGGTATTTGAGGGAGAAAACGCTATCGCAAAGGTAAGAGAAATCATCGGAGCAACAGACCCTGCAAAAGCAGAAGAAGGAACTATAAGGAAAAAATACGGAACAGATGTTGGAAGAAACGCTGTTCACGCTTCAGACTCTGTTGAATCTGCAAATTACGAAATTCCTTACTTTTTCAGTGCTCTTGAAATTCACAATCTATAA